The genomic segment CGAGATGGACGATTGGAGGTTCGGGGATGGTTGGAATTGTGTCAAAGGCTTTATTGTCACCATGACAATTTGGGTGCCCACGTTGTCCGGGGCCGGGCCTCGGTACCGGCAGCTCGCCGACGCCATCGCCGCGGCGATCGCGCGCGGCGAGCTTGTCGCGGGGGCGAAGCTCACGCCGCAGCGACGGCTTGCGCACGCGCTCGGCGTCACGACCGGCACGGTCACGCGCGCTTACAGCGAAGCGGAACGGCGTGGTCATGTCGAAGCCCGGGTCGGCAGCGGCACGTTCGTGCGCGCGCGACCGTCCTCGACGCCGGCGTTCGGTCACGTACAGCAGCCGGCCGCGACGCCCGGTCTGGTCGATCTGAGCCTGTCACTGCCGCCGCCGCATCCGGCGCGCGCGGCCGGGCTCAAGCGCGCCGTTGCCACGGTGCACGACCAGGACAGCACGCTCGCCCATGCGGTGTCCTACCAGCCGGAGGACGGCTTGGCACGCCACCGCGAGTGCATCGCGCACTGGCTCGATACGCTCGGTTTGCCGATGGATCCGACCGAGCTGATCGTCAATCAGGGTGGCATGCACGGCATCTTCCTGGCGCTGTCGGCACTGTGCGGGCCGAACGCGCGCCTGGCGGCCGAAACGCTCAGCTACCCCGGTCTGATCAGTGCGGCCCAGCAGCTCGGGCTGCGGACGGTCGCGCTGCCCTTCGATGAAGACGGCATCGATATCGATGCGCTTGCGCGCCGCTATGACCGCCAGCCCTTTCGTGCGCTGTATCTGATGCCGGATCATCACAACCCCACCACCACGCGGCTGAGCGAGACACGCCGCGAGGCCCTCGTCGCGCTGGCCCGCGCCCGCGATTTCTGGCTTATCGAAGACGGGGTCATGCACCTGCCGGCGGCGCACCGCGGCACGCCGCTCTATCGGCTCGCGCCGGAACGCACGATCTATCTCTTCTCGGTTTC from the Salinisphaera sp. T31B1 genome contains:
- a CDS encoding PLP-dependent aminotransferase family protein, with the protein product MTIWVPTLSGAGPRYRQLADAIAAAIARGELVAGAKLTPQRRLAHALGVTTGTVTRAYSEAERRGHVEARVGSGTFVRARPSSTPAFGHVQQPAATPGLVDLSLSLPPPHPARAAGLKRAVATVHDQDSTLAHAVSYQPEDGLARHRECIAHWLDTLGLPMDPTELIVNQGGMHGIFLALSALCGPNARLAAETLSYPGLISAAQQLGLRTVALPFDEDGIDIDALARRYDRQPFRALYLMPDHHNPTTTRLSETRREALVALARARDFWLIEDGVMHLPAAHRGTPLYRLAPERTIYLFSVSKILGGGLRTGVMRVPQMLAARVRAAIRAQSWMPPPLMASLVCEWIASGDADRLLAWQEAELAARQTLVAERLHDIEFAARPGGFYLWLPLPGGLRAAGMVDQLERRGVRVTPAEAFCVGSEPAPQAVRICLSAALDQAALARALDTVRAVLLQPEPVPWRTL